A genomic stretch from Planctomycetaceae bacterium includes:
- the fabG gene encoding 3-oxoacyl-[acyl-carrier-protein] reductase, whose protein sequence is MAEEKRLAVVTGAARGIGRAIVMELLKQGRIVAGLDLNAEQLKELEKVCSEAGYSVITKCVDITKTDKLNEVMEELSKEYNGIGILVNNAGITRDRLMMQMSDDEYDILMNVNLRAAFMATRAALRPMIRNKFGRIISISSIAGIMGQAGSANYAASKAGLIGMTKSVVREVAKKGITANCVAPGFILTDMTAILPDMVKEAAMAIIPAKKLGTPEDVAKAVAFLASDDSGYVNGQVLQVDGGMAM, encoded by the coding sequence ATGGCTGAAGAAAAAAGATTAGCGGTTGTAACAGGTGCCGCACGTGGAATAGGCAGGGCGATTGTGATGGAACTGCTCAAGCAGGGCAGAATTGTTGCCGGTCTGGATTTAAACGCAGAACAGCTTAAAGAACTTGAAAAAGTTTGCAGCGAAGCCGGTTACAGCGTAATTACCAAATGCGTTGATATTACGAAAACAGACAAGCTCAACGAAGTTATGGAAGAGCTTTCAAAAGAGTACAATGGTATCGGTATCCTTGTAAATAACGCAGGTATTACAAGAGATAGATTAATGATGCAGATGAGCGATGACGAATATGATATTCTGATGAACGTAAACCTGCGTGCTGCGTTTATGGCGACAAGGGCGGCATTAAGGCCGATGATTCGCAATAAATTCGGCAGAATTATCAGCATCAGTTCGATCGCGGGCATTATGGGCCAGGCCGGCAGCGCGAATTATGCTGCAAGCAAGGCAGGCCTTATCGGTATGACAAAATCGGTCGTCCGTGAAGTCGCAAAGAAGGGCATTACCGCCAATTGCGTAGCTCCGGGCTTCATTTTGACTGATATGACTGCTATTTTGCCGGATATGGTTAAGGAAGCGGCTATGGCCATCATCCCGGCTAAAAAATTGGGTACGCCGGAAGATGTTGCCAAAGCGGTAGCTTTTCTTGCAAGTGACGACAGCGGCTATGTTAATGGACAGGTTTTGCAGGTCGATGGCGGAATGGCGATGTAA
- the acpP gene encoding acyl carrier protein gives MSIDVQSIEKKVIKIVAEQMGAEESTITRETSFINDLNADSLDTVELVMEFEDEFDTSIPDEEAEKIQTVGAAIDYIVSVLKQKEQA, from the coding sequence GTGAGTATTGACGTCCAAAGTATAGAAAAAAAGGTTATCAAGATAGTAGCAGAACAGATGGGTGCGGAAGAGTCCACGATTACACGTGAGACTTCGTTCATCAACGACCTTAACGCCGACTCACTGGATACTGTTGAGCTTGTTATGGAGTTTGAAGATGAGTTCGATACGAGCATTCCAGACGAAGAAGCTGAGAAGATTCAGACTGTAGGCGCTGCTATCGATTACATCGTCAGCGTATTAAAACAAAAAGAACAAGCATAG